The genomic window CACCCCGAGCTTCTCCAGATGGCGCTGCGCCTTCTGAATGAGCCTGTCAGGAAGGATCGGGAGAATTTTCGGCGCCATATCGACGACATGCAGTTGGACGTCCGCGCGGTCGACGTAGAATGCCTTGCACAATTCTTCGACGTGCTCGGCCAGCTCGCCGATCATCTCGACGCCGGTGAAGCCGGCGCCGACGACGACGAAGCTGAGCATCTCGGCGCGGGCGATTGGATCGCGCTCCTTCACGGCTCGGCGGAACATCTCCGTAAACCGCTCGCGAAGGAGCACCGCATCTTCATAAGACCATAGGGTGAAGGCGTGCTCCTCGGCGCCGGGCGTACCGAAGAAAGCCGGCTTGCTGCCCGTGCCGATGACCAGGTAATCGTACCGGTACGTCCGGGCTTCCGAACGCAGCAGGCGTTGCGGGAAGTCGAATTCGGTGATTTCGTCCAATACGACTTCGACGTTTTTCATGCCTGCGAAGATTTTCTTCAGGTCGACCTTGATGGAGTCTTCGTCCACCCGCTTCGCGGCCACCTCGTGGAGCTCCGTCAGCAGGGTATGATACGGCTTTCTGTCGATGAGCGTAATGCGGACGTCCCGTTCGTTCTTTAACCGGATCGCAAGCTTCTTAGCGGTCAATACGCCGCCATATCCGCCGCCCAGTACGATAATCTGTTTCACGCGAATCACCTCATAGGTTTGCTGTTATTGTTATTTCGCTTGCTCGAGCGCCTCGGCGACGAGTCGCTGGAACTCGCCGACTTTGATCGACACGCCCGAAACCGCGTCCGTATGGCCTTCTTCGTCCGTTAGGTTAATCTTCGCGGGGTCTTGCGTTTCGAGCAGATATTGCTCCATCTTCAATGCTTGCTCGTGCCACTCGGCCTGAGCGCCGGCTTTCTCGACCATCGCGTATACGCCGTTCTTCGACTGGGTTTTCTTGTCGTCGCCGCCGTCTTTATGAACGCCGTTCCAATTGACCGCGATGATCTTCCCGTTCAGGACCGTGACGTGAACCATGTACTTCCAGCCGGAATTGGCGTCGAATTCGGCTTGTTCCGTGTGGTAGGAGCCGTCTTTGTAAGGACCTGCTTCGACCGGTCCGGCTTCGAGCGCTTCGGTAACGAGCGTTACGAATTCGTCGACGCCGACCGTGACGCCGGATACGGCATCCGTCGTGCCGTCGTCTTTCACCGCGATCGCCGCCGGGTCTTGCGTCTCGATCAAGAACTGCTCGGCTTTGGCCGCTTGTTCATGCCACTCGGCGATGGCGCCGCCTTTGGCGACCAACCCGTATAGTCCTTCTTCCGAGGAGGTTTTCTTATCGAGACCGCCGTCCCGATGCAAGCCGTTCCAGGTGACGCTTACGATCTTGCCGCCTTCGACTTTGAGTCCGACGATTTCCTTCCACCCGGATTTCTCTGCGAATTCCGCCGCTTCGGCGTAGTAGACGCCGTCGGCGTATTTGGCTTCCTCCACGGCCGGCTCCGCAGGAGCGGGCTCCTCGACCGGCTGTTCGACGGCGGCTCCTCCGCTGCCTTGTACAGCGTCTTCGGCCGGATCTGCCGCATTGCCTCCTCCGCAGGCTGTTAGCGCGCCGGCGAGCAACGTAATAGCGGTAAAGATGGCCCAACTTCTGAGTTTCATAGTCAATTCCTCCCGATTATAATTGTGAAACAATTCACAACCTATGATTTTATCATAGTCGGTGCGGAGGAGACTGACTGTGATTTTTCATACATATGGGACGGCATTTTAAGAAAAAAAGAACTGCCCCGGGCAACACCCGCCGCGGGGCAGTAGAGTCGAAGCGATTGGGGTTAGCCGACGAAGGCGCCGCGGGTAGGCGTCTCGCCGCGGCCGTCGTTCTTCGGCTTGCGGCCGAACAGGCTGCCGACGGCGGCCTTGAGGTACGGGAGCACCCAACGGTCCGCGCCGTAGCGGCCTGCGTTGGCGCCGGCGACGAGGACGAAGAAACCCATGATCGCCATTTGCGGGTTGGTCGACGTCGTGCCCGAGAGCAGGAACGCGAAGTTCATGGCCAGCGCGCCGAGAGCGGCGACGGTGGTGAAGCAGCCGAGCATGAGACCGAGACCGGCGAGAATTTCGCCCCAGAGGACGAGGAACGAGAAGACGTCGGCGTTCGGGATGGCGAAGGCGGTCAAGAAGTCCGCCCACCAGCCTTGGACGGCCGGGTGGTCGCCGGTCGCTTTGCCGACGGCGCCGGCGAGGAAGCCGGCCGCGTTGAACGGCTCGGGCGCGTTCAGCTTCTCGAGACCGTGCGTGAACCATTGATAGCCGAGGTAGAATCTAAGGAAGAAGAGCGCTGCGGCTGCGTAGCGGTTTGTTCTGAGGAACGTGTTGAACATGTGGAATCCCTCCAAATTTGTCACTTGCGAGGAGCGAATCGGTTATCGATGTCGTCTTCCTCTTGACTTCATCTTACCTCCGGGGACACACCGACGATGTGCGGTTTATCACATCTTCGAAACGACCTGTAAAAGTGATAAAAACAACTTTATCGCTGCTATCCACGCATGGAATGATTCCGACTCCGAAGGGAAAGCTAATGGCGAAACCATTGCGTGACGGAGGGAACATTCCATATGGACGTAAACCGCGCTCAAGAAATCGTCGACAGCCCGAAGGAATTCGTCGTGCAGCTGAACAATAAGGAAGTCTGGATCGACAGCGTCGATTCGACGACGAAGACGGCGACCGTGCATGAGCGGAGCGGGGACTATCAGGCATCGAAGACGGTCCGCGTAGATCAACTGAAAGAGTTGGGAGAAGCGGACAACCGCATGTAGACCGTTTCTACAACGAAAAGGCCCGACAGGGCGCCCTGCCGGGCGCTTCTGTCGGGCTTTCGTCGTTGCGTTGGGGGAACGCGTCGGTCGGCGGGTTACGCTTCGAAACGCTTCTCGTAGATGGTGATTTCGTGGTCGGGCGTCATGCCGGCCTTCTCGTACAGGCGGTACGCTCCTGAAGGGTTCGCGGCGTCGACGCCGAGCGACACGAGCGGCTGGCCGGCCCGGTACGACGCTTCGAACGCGCGGCGCAGCAGCGCGAGGGCGAGGCCGCGGCCGCGGTACGGCCGGCGCACGCCGACCTGCTCGATGAACAGCAGGTCCTCGCGCATGCGGCCGAGCGCGAAGCCGGCGATCTCGCCTTCCCGGTTGCGGGCGATCCACCACCATCGGGCATCGAAGGAGGGGAGCCGCGTCTTCTCGACCCACTTCTCGAACGGGGGCGAGGCGAAGTCCCAATGATCCGCGAACGATTCAACGTAAGCGTCGTACACGGCTCGTTCGTCGCGATCGACGGTGAACGTCTCGATCGAGAAGCCTTCGAGGGGCGGCGTCTCCGGCGGCGCTTCGTCCAAGCGGACGCTCATGCGCTTGAAGTATCGCACGGGAGAGAATCCGCGGGACTCCATCAGGCGAACGGCGTCTTCGCAAAGCGTCGGAATCATGCTCTGGAGCCGCTTCGCGACGCCGGACTCGCTCCGGAGCGCCGCCGCGCGCGCTTCGAGCGCTTCGACGAGGGCGGAGCCGACGCCCCGGCCTCGAGCCGACGGCAGCACGCAGCCGCAGCTGAACAGCTTCTCTTCGCTGTCTTCTTCCAAGAAAACGTACCCGATCAATGAGGCGGCGTCGTCTTCGACGACCCAGACGTTGCGGTCGAGATCGAAGCGGGACCACATGTCCAATACGTCGTCCAGCACGATGTCGGGTGCGCCCAAATCTTCGGTGTCGCAAGCCGCGACGAGATCGCAGACGGCTTGCGCGTCGTCCATCGTCGGGGGGCGGAGTCGGAAGTTCGTTGTTGCCATGAAAGATTGTTCTCCTTAATAGGTAAGTTGCTAAAGATTTCTACGCGGCCGCCTTGAAGTCCTCCTTCGGTTCGGTTAGCTTGCTAGTATCCTCATCGGGTCGCTATAATGAGGGGAAAAGTTTGGTCGGAAGCGGGCGGTAGGTGTGGACGAGTTTGCGTTGATCCGGCGGTTGACGGGCGGCCGAACGGGGAAGGAAGGCGCCGTCGGCCGGAGCGTCGTCGTAGGGATCGGGGACGACGCCGCGGTGGTGGAGCCGACGCCGGGCCGGCAGATGGTGCTGACCTGCGATTCGATGGTGGAAATCGTCGATTTCCTGCCGTGGACGATGGACGACGCGTCGATCGGCTGGAAGGCGATGGCGCAGAACGTCAGCGATCTGGCGGCGATGGGCGCCGAGCCGCGATACGCTCTATGCGCGCTGGCCGCGCCGAAGGGGTTTCCGGCGGAGCGTCTCGAGGCGCTGTACGCGGGGTTGTACGCCTGTGCGGACGCATACGGCGTCGCGATCGTCGGCGGCGACATGTCGACGTCGCCGGAGCGGGTCAGCGTCACGGTGACGGCGATCGGCGAGGTCGAGGCGGGCCGAGCGCTGCTGCGCTCGGGCGCGCGCCCCGGCGACGTCGTCTTCGTGACGGGGCCGCTCGGCCTGTCCGCGGCAGGCCTCGATTGGCTGCTGCGCCGCGAGGCGGGCGGCGGCGAGCCGTGGGCGCCGCTCATTGCGGCGCATCGGCGGCCGCGGCCGAGGCCGGCCGCGGGACGCGCGCTGCTCGGGCTCGCGACGTCGCTCAACGACGTGAGCGACGGGCTCGCCGGCGAAGCGCGGGAAATCGCCGAGGCGTCCGGCGTGCGCCTCGTCTTGGACGGCGCGGCGATCCCGGTCGACGCCGCGCTCGCCGCGTACGCCGCCTTCGCGGGGCGCGACGCGCTCGAGTTCATCCTCGGCGGCGGCGAGGATTACGAGCTCGTCGGCACGGCGCCGGCGGCGAAGGCGGACGAGCTGCTCGCCGCGCTGCGGGCGGCCGGCGCGTCGCCGGCGCTCGTCGGCGTCGTCGCCGCCGGCGAGCCGGGCGTCGATCTGGCGCGGCCGGACGGGACGACGGAGCCGCTCGAGCGCCGGGGGTATACGCACTTCGAGTGAGCGGGGAGTTGGGGACATTTTCTACATATGAAGGGGTTGCCGAGGTTGACGGAATATCGATTCGAGGCGCGGGACGAGGCGGATACGGAACGATTGGCGTCCCAGCTCGCCGCGCGTCTCGGACCGGGCGCGGTGCTGGCGCTGGACGGCGATTTGGGAGCGGGGAAGACGCGGTTCTCGCAGGCGCTCGCCCGTGCGCTCGGCGTGCGGGGGACGGTCAATTCGCCGACGTTTACGATTATCAAAGAGTACGAGGGGCGGGACATGCCCTTCTATCATATGGACGTCTATCGGATTTCGCAGGAGGAAGCCGACGAGCTCGGGCTGGAGGAGTATTTTTTCGGCGCCGGGGTGTGCGCGGTGGAGTGGGCGAGCTTGATCGCCGACTTGCTGCCGGCGGAGCGGCTGGAGCTGTATATCGGCGTGGCGGGCGCGTCGGAGCGCGTCTTCGCGGTCCGTCCGCACGGCGAGCCGTACGCGTCGTTCTGCGCGGCGATGGCGGACGAGGGGGTGCTGGCGCGTGAGTGACACAGGGAACGAGACGGGCGCGGCGGGCGCCGGCATTCCGGAAGGGCCGCTGCTCTCGATCGACACGTCGACGGCGTCGATGACGATGGCGCTGACGGACGGCGAGACGGTGCTGGCCGAACGGACGACGAACGCCGAACGAAACCATTCGGTGAAGCTGCTGCCGGAGATCGACGAGCTCGTGCGATCGGCGGGGCTTCGGCCGCGCGACGTGCGGGCGGTGGCGGTCGGCTGCGGACCGGGGTCGTATACGGGCGTGCGGATCGGCGTCACGATGGCGAAGACGTTCGCCTGGGCGCTCGGGCTGCCCGTGTACGCGGTGTCGTCGCTGGAGGCGCTGGCCTTCGGCGGCTGGCGGGACGCTTGCGCCGGCACGAACGCGGTGCGCGCGCCGGCTTGGATCGTGCCGGCGCTGGACGCGCGGCGCGGGCAGGCGTACACGGCGCTGTTCTCCGCTGACGCGGACGGCCCTGCCGCCGGCGCTTGGCGCCGGGTCGGCGCGGATGCGGTAACGATGTTCCGCGAGCAGGCGGAGGCGTGGCTGCGCGCGGCGGATCGGCCGGGAACGGTCGTGTTCGTCGGCGAGGTCGACGGCGGCTTCGCCGACATGCTGGACGCCGCCGCGGCCGGCGCGAACGCGGTCGTGCTGCGCCGGCCGTGGTCGATGTCCGCGCTGGACGTCGCGGCCATCGCGCGGCAGCGCGGGGAGACGATCCGCGTGCGGGACCCGCACGACGCGCTTCCGAACTACGCCCAGCTGGCGGAGGCGGAGGCGAAGCTCGTCGCAGCCAGCGCCGCGGAGGCGCGGGAGAAGGCGCGGGAGCGGAACTGACGCGAAAGGGGCTTGGGTGGCATGAGTGCGGCGACGGCGCCGGAAGTGATTTTCCGCATGATGCGGTACGAGGATATCCCGGAGGTCAGCGCGATCGAGGTCGAATCGTTCGCGACGCCTTGGTCGGAGCAAGCGTTCATCAGCGAGCTGACGCAAAATCAGTTCGCTCAATATATCGTCATGGAATACGAGGGCCGGCTGATCGGCTACGGCGGCATGTGGATCATTATCGACGAGGCGCATGTGACGAATATCGCCGTGACGGGCGATTTCCGCGGCCGGCGGCTCGGCGAGCGGCTGCTGGCGGAGCTCGGCTCCCGCGCGGTCCGGCTCGGGGCGCAGCGGATGACGCTCGAGGTGCGCCCCAGCAACGCGGTGGCTCGGCGCATGTACGAGAAGTTCGGCTTCGAGGCGGTCGGCCTGCGGCCCGGTTATTACTCGGATAACGGCGAGGACGCCATTATTATGTGGGTGGAGCTGCCGTTCGGATCCGCGCGGAGCGAAGGGGGGCGGGCATGATGAAAAGGGAGCTCCTTCTCGCGGTCGAGACGAGCTGCGACGAAACGTCGGCGGCCGTCGTCGAGAACGGCGTAACGATTCTATCCAACGTCGTCTCCAGCCAAATCGAAACGCACAAGAAATTCGGCGGCGTCGTGCCCGAGATCGCTTCGAGAAAGCACGTGGAATCGATGACGCGCATTCTCGAGGAGGCGGTCCGCGAGGCGGGGGTCGAGCTGCGGGAGTTGTCGGCGATCGCCGTCACGCAAGGGCCGGGCCTCGTCGGCTCGCTGCTCGTCGGCGTCATCGCCGCGAAGTCGCTCGCGTACGCGCTGGAAATTCCGCTTATCGGCGTGCATCATATCGCGGGCCATATATACGCGAACGCGCTCGTGCAGGAGCTGACGTATCCGCTGATGGCGCTCGTCGCTTCGGGCGGCCATACGGAGCTTGTGCACGTGGCGTCCGAGGGCGAATTCCGCATCATCGGCCGCACGCGGGACGACGCGGTCGGCGAAGCGTACGACAAGGTCGCGCGCGCGATGGGGCTGCCGTACCCGGGCGGTCCGCACGTGGATAAGCTGGCGTCGCAGGCGGACGAGGAAATCGTCCTGCCCCGCGCCTGGCTCGAGGACGATTCGTACGACTTCAGCTTCAGCGGCCTCAAGTCGGCGGTGCTGGCGCAGGTCAACCAGGCGAAAATGAAAGGCGACGTCGTCAACCGCGCCGGCCTTGCGTTAGGCTTCCAGCGCTCGACGGTCGACGTGCTCGTGACGAAGGCGATGCGCGCGGTGCGCGAGTTCGGCTCGCGTCAGCTGTTGCTGTGCGGCGGCGTGGCGGCGAACCGCGGGCTGCGCGAAGCGCTCGGCGAGGCGTGCGCGGCTGCCGGCGTGCCGCTCGTCGTGCCGCCGATGTCGCTGTGCACCGACAACGCGGCGATGATCGCGGCGGCCGGCCACTTGAAGTGGAAGCGCGGGGAGTTCGCCGGGCTGGGGCTGAAGGCGGAGCCGCTGTTTTCGTTGGAAGATTGGGGCGCAGGGACGGTGTAGCGGAAGCGGGCGATGGCATGGGCGTTGGCCTGGTGCGGGCGCGGGGCTACTGCGATCGACTTTTGCGAAAAGGCTGTTGACGCTGAACGTTCGCCGTGCTAAATTTTAACTAATCGAATCGTTTACGGAGCGAAAGCATCGCCCGGTTACCGCTTAGGACATAAGCGGCAGCTGGGCGTTTTTTTGTTTTCCGACGGGGGGAGAGAAGCAGGTGAGGAGATGGTTGGTGACGGGGCTCGGCGTTCTGCTGATGGCGGCGTCGGTGTACGGCTTCGCTCGTTACGCCGAACAAGCGGAGCTGGACGCGCGGACGGTGGAGGCGATCATGCCGACGCGGCTCATCGCGAGCGGGGAGACGGTGGACGCCGCGATGGTGCGGCGGGTGCGGATCGCGGAAGCCGCGCTCGCGGCCGACGCGCTGCGGGACGAAGCCGACATCGTCGGAAGATCGGCGGTCGCGCCGATCGGCCCGAACGAGACGTTCGCGTCGTGGAAGCTGGCGGACCGGCAGCTGACGCCGGGGGCCGGGGAGCGGTACGTCAGCTTCCCGACCGACGACGTGACGAACGTGGGGAATATGCTGCGGCGCGGGGACGTCGTCGACGTCTGGGTCGAGTTCGACGCTCCGGTGGCGCTCGGCGGCGCTCCGCGAGGAGCGCTGAAGGTGATCGAGGGGCTCCGCGTCGCCAGCGTCCGGTCGGCGGAAGGGGCGGAAGTCGCGGACGCCGCCGCGTATGACGCCCCGTTCCAGTCCGCGGCCCGCCAGAGAGATCGAGTCCGGGCAAGCGCCAACGGGAAGCCCGGAATGAACACATTCATTATGGACGCAGAGATCTACGAAGCGTATGCGCTCGCCTCGCTCGTCGGCTCGATTAAGCTGGCGCTGCCGGAGCCATCGCTGCAGGAAGCGGAAGAAGCGCGCGTGACGGACGATTTCGCGACGTACGCGGGAGCGTTGGTCGAAGAGGAGGCGACGTTGCCATGAGCTTGTTGATCGGCATGAAAGAAGGCGAACCGTTGGCCCGCTTGCTGGCCATGATGCCGCAGCGGCCGCGGGGGCGGGTGTTGGCGCATGAGAAGGAGACGTTGTTCCAGCATGCGGCGCGAGAGCCGTTCGAGACGATCGTGCTGCATATGGATCTCGTCGCGGACGCGTATCCGTGGGAATGGATCGGTCCGCTGCGGGCCGTTCGGCCGGACGCGAGGATCGTCGTCATCCCGAGCGAGTCGGCGTACGACACGCTCTGGTTGGAGGCGGCGCAGCGGCTCGCGTCGGAGGCCGGGATGGAATGGGTTCCGCTGGGGGCGGGA from Paenibacillus antri includes these protein-coding regions:
- a CDS encoding FMN-binding protein: MKLRSWAIFTAITLLAGALTACGGGNAADPAEDAVQGSGGAAVEQPVEEPAPAEPAVEEAKYADGVYYAEAAEFAEKSGWKEIVGLKVEGGKIVSVTWNGLHRDGGLDKKTSSEEGLYGLVAKGGAIAEWHEQAAKAEQFLIETQDPAAIAVKDDGTTDAVSGVTVGVDEFVTLVTEALEAGPVEAGPYKDGSYHTEQAEFDANSGWKYMVHVTVLNGKIIAVNWNGVHKDGGDDKKTQSKNGVYAMVEKAGAQAEWHEQALKMEQYLLETQDPAKINLTDEEGHTDAVSGVSIKVGEFQRLVAEALEQAK
- a CDS encoding DoxX family protein, translating into MFNTFLRTNRYAAAALFFLRFYLGYQWFTHGLEKLNAPEPFNAAGFLAGAVGKATGDHPAVQGWWADFLTAFAIPNADVFSFLVLWGEILAGLGLMLGCFTTVAALGALAMNFAFLLSGTTSTNPQMAIMGFFVLVAGANAGRYGADRWVLPYLKAAVGSLFGRKPKNDGRGETPTRGAFVG
- a CDS encoding H-type small acid-soluble spore protein, whose product is MDVNRAQEIVDSPKEFVVQLNNKEVWIDSVDSTTKTATVHERSGDYQASKTVRVDQLKELGEADNRM
- a CDS encoding GNAT family N-acetyltransferase is translated as MATTNFRLRPPTMDDAQAVCDLVAACDTEDLGAPDIVLDDVLDMWSRFDLDRNVWVVEDDAASLIGYVFLEEDSEEKLFSCGCVLPSARGRGVGSALVEALEARAAALRSESGVAKRLQSMIPTLCEDAVRLMESRGFSPVRYFKRMSVRLDEAPPETPPLEGFSIETFTVDRDERAVYDAYVESFADHWDFASPPFEKWVEKTRLPSFDARWWWIARNREGEIAGFALGRMREDLLFIEQVGVRRPYRGRGLALALLRRAFEASYRAGQPLVSLGVDAANPSGAYRLYEKAGMTPDHEITIYEKRFEA
- the thiL gene encoding thiamine-phosphate kinase, giving the protein MDEFALIRRLTGGRTGKEGAVGRSVVVGIGDDAAVVEPTPGRQMVLTCDSMVEIVDFLPWTMDDASIGWKAMAQNVSDLAAMGAEPRYALCALAAPKGFPAERLEALYAGLYACADAYGVAIVGGDMSTSPERVSVTVTAIGEVEAGRALLRSGARPGDVVFVTGPLGLSAAGLDWLLRREAGGGEPWAPLIAAHRRPRPRPAAGRALLGLATSLNDVSDGLAGEAREIAEASGVRLVLDGAAIPVDAALAAYAAFAGRDALEFILGGGEDYELVGTAPAAKADELLAALRAAGASPALVGVVAAGEPGVDLARPDGTTEPLERRGYTHFE
- the tsaE gene encoding tRNA (adenosine(37)-N6)-threonylcarbamoyltransferase complex ATPase subunit type 1 TsaE; translation: MKGLPRLTEYRFEARDEADTERLASQLAARLGPGAVLALDGDLGAGKTRFSQALARALGVRGTVNSPTFTIIKEYEGRDMPFYHMDVYRISQEEADELGLEEYFFGAGVCAVEWASLIADLLPAERLELYIGVAGASERVFAVRPHGEPYASFCAAMADEGVLARE
- the tsaB gene encoding tRNA (adenosine(37)-N6)-threonylcarbamoyltransferase complex dimerization subunit type 1 TsaB; the encoded protein is MSDTGNETGAAGAGIPEGPLLSIDTSTASMTMALTDGETVLAERTTNAERNHSVKLLPEIDELVRSAGLRPRDVRAVAVGCGPGSYTGVRIGVTMAKTFAWALGLPVYAVSSLEALAFGGWRDACAGTNAVRAPAWIVPALDARRGQAYTALFSADADGPAAGAWRRVGADAVTMFREQAEAWLRAADRPGTVVFVGEVDGGFADMLDAAAAGANAVVLRRPWSMSALDVAAIARQRGETIRVRDPHDALPNYAQLAEAEAKLVAASAAEAREKARERN
- the rimI gene encoding ribosomal protein S18-alanine N-acetyltransferase — protein: MSAATAPEVIFRMMRYEDIPEVSAIEVESFATPWSEQAFISELTQNQFAQYIVMEYEGRLIGYGGMWIIIDEAHVTNIAVTGDFRGRRLGERLLAELGSRAVRLGAQRMTLEVRPSNAVARRMYEKFGFEAVGLRPGYYSDNGEDAIIMWVELPFGSARSEGGRA
- the tsaD gene encoding tRNA (adenosine(37)-N6)-threonylcarbamoyltransferase complex transferase subunit TsaD — translated: MMKRELLLAVETSCDETSAAVVENGVTILSNVVSSQIETHKKFGGVVPEIASRKHVESMTRILEEAVREAGVELRELSAIAVTQGPGLVGSLLVGVIAAKSLAYALEIPLIGVHHIAGHIYANALVQELTYPLMALVASGGHTELVHVASEGEFRIIGRTRDDAVGEAYDKVARAMGLPYPGGPHVDKLASQADEEIVLPRAWLEDDSYDFSFSGLKSAVLAQVNQAKMKGDVVNRAGLALGFQRSTVDVLVTKAMRAVREFGSRQLLLCGGVAANRGLREALGEACAAAGVPLVVPPMSLCTDNAAMIAAAGHLKWKRGEFAGLGLKAEPLFSLEDWGAGTV
- a CDS encoding RcpC/CpaB family pilus assembly protein, with product MRRWLVTGLGVLLMAASVYGFARYAEQAELDARTVEAIMPTRLIASGETVDAAMVRRVRIAEAALAADALRDEADIVGRSAVAPIGPNETFASWKLADRQLTPGAGERYVSFPTDDVTNVGNMLRRGDVVDVWVEFDAPVALGGAPRGALKVIEGLRVASVRSAEGAEVADAAAYDAPFQSAARQRDRVRASANGKPGMNTFIMDAEIYEAYALASLVGSIKLALPEPSLQEAEEARVTDDFATYAGALVEEEATLP